A DNA window from Phragmites australis chromosome 11, lpPhrAust1.1, whole genome shotgun sequence contains the following coding sequences:
- the LOC133884456 gene encoding MLO-like protein 1, with translation MVGGGGDGEEAALEFTPTWIVAAVCSVIVLLSLVAERCLHYLGKTLKKKDQKPLFEALLKVKEELMLLGFISLLLTVFQGIIQRTCIPSGWTNHMLPCQRLDEKASEVGATKEHFVAAEVLGRIGRRLLSEGGAAAEHCQKKGKVPLLSLEAIHQLHIFIFVLAITHVIFSVTTMILGGAKIHQCKQWEDKIQKEAPGNGPKKVTHLHQLEFIRKRFKGIGKDSIILSWLHSFGKQFYGSVSKSDYTTMRLGFIMTHCPGNPKFDFHRYMVRVLEADFRKVVGISWYLWIFVVIFLLLNVNGWHAYFWIAFLPLLLLLAIGTKLEHIIAQLAQDVAEKHTAIEGDLVVKPSDDHFWFRRPRIVLYLIHFILFQNAFEIAFFFWILTTYGFNSCIMGQVHFIVPRLVIGVIIQLLCSYSTLPLYAIVTQMGTCYKKEIFNEHVQQGVLGWAQKVKMKGLKGAASIAESTNNADSAGPSVNIEMAKAGEDNEDVGNTRVIGQ, from the exons ATGGTGGGCGGGGGCGGcgacggggaggaggcggcgctggAGTTCACGCCGACGTGGATCGTGGCGGCGGTATGCTCGGTCATCGTGCTCCTCTCGCTCGTCGCCGAGCGGTGCCTCCATTACCTCGGCAAG acgctcaagaagaaggatcagaaACCGCTCTTTGAGGCGCTCCTCAAGGTGAAAGAAG AGCTGATGCTGCTCGGGTTCATCTCCCTGCTGCTGACGGTGTTCCAGGGGATAATCCAGAGGACATGCATTCCTTCCGGCTGGACAAACCACATGCTGCCATGCCAGAGGCTGGATGAGAAGGCTAGTGAGGTGGGCGCCACAAAAGAGCATTTTGTTGCTGCCGAGGTCCTTGGACGGATCGGGAGGCGGCTGCTCAGCGAGGGCGGGGCTGCCGCTGAGCACTGTCAGAAGAAG GGAAAAGTTCCACTGCTGTCCCTTGAAGCCATACATCAGTTGCACATTTTCATATTTGTTCTGGCTATCACACATGTTATTTTCAGCGTTACAACTATGATTTTGGGAGGTGCAAAG ATACACCAATGTAAACAGTGGGAGGATAAAATTCAGAAAGAGGCTCCAGGAAATG GGCCTAAGAAGGTGACCCATCTGCATCAACTTGAATTTATCAGGAAACGTTTTAAGGGTATTGGCAAAGATTCTATAATATTGAGTTGGCTG CATTCTTTTGGTAAGCAATTTTATGGATCAGTATCTAAGTCAGACTACACCACGATGCGCCTTGGTTTTATCATG ACTCACTGCCCTGGAAACCCAAAATTTGATTTCCATAGATACATGGTGAGGGTTTTAGAGGCTGATTTTCGGAAAGTAGTTGGCATAAG CTGGTACTTGTGGATCTTCGTGGTGATATTTCTTTTGCTGAATGTTAACG GTTGGCACGCATACTTTTGGATTGCCTTCCTTCCACTTCTT CTTCTGTTAGCTATTGGCACTAAGCTGGAGCACATCATAGCTCAGTTAGCCCAAGATGTAGCTGAGAAGCACACGGCGATTGAGGGTGATTTGGTTGTAAAACCATCAGATGACCACTTCTGGTTCCGGCGGCCAAGGATTGTCCTTTACCTAATCCACTTCATTCTCTTCCAGAATGCATTTGAGATCGCATTCTTCTTCTGGATACTG ACAACTTACGGATTCAACTCCTGCATCATGGGGCAAGTCCATTTTATCGTGCCGAGGCTTGTTATCGG GGTCATCATCCAACTTCTCTGCAGTTACAGCACCCTGCCTCTGTATGCAATCGTAACCCAG ATGGGGACCTGCTACAAGAAGGAGATCTTCAACGAGCATGTGCAGCAAGGTGTCCTGGGTTGGGCGCAGAAGGTTAAGATGAAGGGTTTGAAGGGGGCTGCGAGCATTGCCGAATCAACGAACAACGCCGATTCGGCAGGACCTTCTGTTAATATTGAAATGGCGAAAGCCGGGGAGGACAATGAGGATGTTGGAAACACAAGAGTGATAGGACAGTAG
- the LOC133885272 gene encoding pentatricopeptide repeat-containing protein At4g14050, mitochondrial-like gives MLSPAAVAAVRAAAGSPPAVRRAHARLLKEGLVHSPPAPVLLVSAYARSGLLPDAHRLFGDAPRRDLHLYSALLAAVSHSATPALALPFFRRMLSADALRPDHFVLASLVSVAARLRSLHIGRQLHAHFVASPYSGDDVVKSSLIDMYCKCGVPEDARKVFDSIAVKNSVVWTALISGYASNGRSDEALELFRSMPGRGLFAWTALICGFVKAGHNARAVELFVEMRRDDVRIDDAFVLSTVIGGAADLAALALGRQLHGFAMRLGFLSSMIMGNALVDMYSKCSDIHSAREVFEGIAIRDIISWTTIVVGEAQHGRAQEVLALYDRMVLAGVKPNEVTFVGLIYACSHAGLVQKGRQLFDSMKREYGINPGLQHYTCYLDLLSRSGYLSEAEELITTMPYEPDEATWGALLSACKKHKDAEMCLRVADNLLELRPKDPSTYILLSNVYALNGKWDSVSKVRMLMSEMEIRKEPGYSRIEAGKESRLFHAGEVPPDFREEIVSFVEELVSEMRKRGYVPDTSSVMHDLEEHEKEQHLFLHSERLAVAFGILKSPPGSVIRVVKNLRVCGDCHTVMKLISEITQRKIILRDASRFHHFEGGKCSCSEFW, from the coding sequence ATGCTCTCTCCCGCCGCCGTAGCCGCCGTCCGCGCCGCGGCAGGCTCGCCGCCGGCGGTCCGCCGAGCGCACGCGCGGCTTCTCAAGGAGGGCCTCGTCCACAGCCCTCCTGCCCCGGTGCTCCTCGTCTCCGCCTACGCCAGGTCaggcctcctccccgacgcccaCCGCCTGTTCGGCGATGCTCCCCGCCGAGACCTCCACCTCTACTCCGCCCTCCTTGCCGCCGTCTCCCACTCCGCCACCCCCGCGCTCGCGCTCCCGTTCTTCCGTCGCATGCTCTCCGCCGACGCTCTCCGCCCCGACCACTTCGTCCTCGCCTCCCTCGTCAGCGTCGCCGCCAGGCTGCGCAGCCTCCACATCGGCAGGCAGCTCCACGCCCACTTTGTCGCCTCCCCGTACAGCGGCGACGACGTCGTCAAGTCGTCGCTGATCGATATGTACTGTAAGTGCGGCGTCCCGGAGGATGCCCGGAAAGTGTTCGACAGTATCGCTGTGAAGAACAGCGTCGTGTGGACTGCTCTGATTTCGGGGTACGCGTCAAACGGACGCAGCGATGAGGCACTGGAGCTCTTCCGGAGCATGCCTGGACGTGGCCTGTTCGCATGGACTGCACTCATCTGTGGGTTTGTTAAGGCTGGACACAATGCTAGAGCAGTGGAGTTGTTTGTCGAGATGAGGCGGGATGATGTCAGGATCGATGACGCGTTCGTGTTGTCGACTGTCATTGGCGGGGCGGCAGACCTGGCTGCTCTTGCGTTGGGTAGACAGCTGCATGGTTTTGCAATGAGGCTCGGGTTCTTGTCCAGTATGATCATGGGGAATGCGCTGGTTGACATGTACTCCAAATGCAGTGACATACACTCTGCTAGGGAAGTATTTGAGGGGATTGCAATCCGTGACATCATCTCATGGACGACGATTGTTGTTGGAGAGGCACAACATGGTCGAGCTCAGGAGGTATTGGCTCTTTATGACAGAATGGTTCTTGCAGGAGTAAAGCCCAATGAGGTGACATTTGTTGGGTTGATCTATGCTTGTAGTCATGCTGGTCTTGTTCAGAAAGGGCGGCAACTGTTTGACTCAATGAAGCGGGAATATGGCATCAATCCTGGTCTGCAACACTATACTTGCTATCTGGACCTTCTTAGTCGCTCGGGCTATTTGTCAGAAGCTGAAGAACTCATCACTACAATGCCATACGAACCAGATGAAGCTACTTGGGGGGCCCTATTGAGCGCCTGTAAGAAACACAAAGATGCTGAAATGTGTCTCAGGGTTGCTGATAATTTGCTTGAGCTGAGACCAAAAGATCCTTCGACATATATCTTGTTATCCAACGTCTATGCATTGAATGGCAAGTGGGATTCTGTGTCCAAGGTAAGAATGCTCATGTCTGAGATGGAGATAAGAAAAGAGCCAGGGTATAGCAGGATTGAAGCTGGAAAGGAATCCCGTCTGTTTCATGCTGGGGAAGTACCACCTgattttagagaagaaattgTTAGCTTTGTTGAGGAATTGGTCTCAGAGATGCGCAAGAGGGGTTATGTCCCTGATACTAGTTCTGTGATGCATGACTTGGAGGAGCATGAAAAGGAGCAGCATCTGTTCTTGCACAGCGAGAGGCTGGCTGTAGCTTTTGGAATACTAAAGTCTCCTCCAGGTTCGGTGATCCGGGTGGTGAAGAATCTTCGGGTATGTGGGGACTGCCATACAGTAATGAAGCTAATTAGTGAAATTACGCAGAGGAAGATCATTTTGAGAGATGCTAGTCGTTTTCACCATTTTGAGGGTGGGAAGTGCTCTTGTAGTGAATTCTGGTAG